TGCGTCGACGAGTTCGATGCGTTCGTGGGGCTCGCGTACGCGGAGTCCACGCTCGACGTCTACCCGATCTACCCCACCGTCGAGTCGTGGGCCGGGGGCGACCGCGAGGCGCTGTGCCTCATCTACGACCCCTCCGGGGATGTGACCGGCTCGCTGGCAGGGGCCGCCCGATAGAGTAGCCTGTGTGGTATGACCACAGCTGAGCGCTCGCGAGCGAGCGCACTTCGGCCCCCTGTCGCCCTCGCGGTCTTCTGGATCGTCGCCGCAGCCGCGGCCTGGGTGGTGTCGTTCCTGCTGTACCTCGAGTACATCGGGCAGCTCACCGAGCAGGATCCGCTGATCACCTGCGCGTTCAGCGTCGTGCTCACGTGCGGGCCGAACCTGCTCTCGCCGGCGGGGAACCTGCTCGGGTTCACCAACTCGATCATCGGCGTGACGCTCTTCCTCGGACCGGTGTTCGCAGGCGTGAGCGCGCTGGCGGCGCCCGGCGGTCTGCGGCGGTGGTACTGGCGGGTGTACGGGGTGTTCCTGCTCGGAGGATTCGCGCTCGTACACGTGTTCGCGTGGCGGAGCGTCTTCGAGTTCGGGTCGCTGTGCCCGTGGTGCATGGTGGTGTGGCTCATGACGATCCCGCTGTTCTGGTTCACCGCCGGCTGGATGCTGCGCGACGGCGTGTTCGGGCCGCCCACGACGTTCGGCGCGGTGCTCTTCACGTGGGCGCCCCTGATCACCGTCGTGGACTACGCGGCGATCGCCATCGCCGCCCAGGTGCGACTGGACGTCCTCGGCTCGCTGTTCTGATTCCCGCCCGGTCCGCGCCGTTTCGCTGTGCCTCCCTGGCGATCGGCCGGCCGGACACTAGAATCGAGCGAACGCAGGCGAAGTCAGGAGAGTCGGTGGCGGGCAGCAAGCGGGGCGCGACGGCGGTGAGCGAAGAAGAGACCCTGATCGGTCCGACCGGTCGTCCGTACCACGGCTTCCCCACGCCGCCGAAGCTCGACAGCCACGGCCCCGCCCGCATCATCGCGCTGTGCAACCAGAAGGGCGGCGTCGGCAAGACGACGACCACGATCAACCTGGCCGCCGCGCTGGCCGACTACGGCCGCAGGGTGCTCGCGGTCGACTTCGACCCGCAGGGTGCGCTGTCGGCGGGTCTGGGCATCCCGACCCACGAGATCCCCACGGTGTACGACCTGCTGCTGGACGGCAAGCGCGACCCCCACGAGATCGTCGTCTCCACCGCCGTGGAGAACCTCGATCTCATCCCGGCGAACATCGACCTCTCCGCCGCCGAGGTCCATCTGGTCAATGAGGTGGCGCGCGAGCAGACGCTCGCGCGCGCGCTGCGCCGGCTCGCCGGCGAATACGACGTCATCCTGATCGACTGCCAGCCCTCGCTCGGCCTCCTCACCGTCAACGCCCTGACGGCGAGCCACGGCGTGGTCATCCCGCTCGAGTGCGAGTACTTCGCCCTGCGCGGGGTCGCCCTGCTCATCGAGACGATCGAGAAGGTCCGCGACCGCCTGAACCCGTCGATCACGCTGGACGGCGTGCTGGCGACGATGTACGACCCGCGCACGCTGCACTCGCGCGAAGTGCTCGAGCGCGTCGTGGAGGCGTTCGGCGACGACGTCCTCGAGACCGTCATCGGGCGGACCGTGAAGTTCCCCGATGCGTCGGTGTCGGGCATGCCCATCACCGAGTTCGCGCCGGAGCACGCGGCCGCCCAGGCCTACCTGCGCCTCGCGCGGGAGCTGGTCGCCCGTGGCGCCGTCGCCTGAGCCGGACGCCCCGGACCTCGGTGCGCCCGATGTGGGCTCCATTCCGAGCGAGTCCGGTGGGCCGGTCCTCGGCGACGGCGGGGACGAAGGATTCCGCGTCTCTCTGGCGAACTTCGACGGGCCGTTCGACCTGCTGCTGAACCTCATCTCCAAGCACGAGATGGACATCACCGAGGTCTCGCTGTCGAAGGTGACCGACGAGTTCATCGCCTACCTGCGGAGCCTGAGCCCCGAGGAGCTGGACGAGGCGTCGGAGTTCCTCGTCGTGGCCGCGACGCTGCTGGACATGAAGGTCGCCGGCCTCCTTCCGCAGGGAGAGCTGGTGGATGCCGAGTCCGTCGCGCTTCTCGAGGCGCGCGACCTGCTCTTCGCGCGCCTGCTGCAGTACCGGGCGTTCAAGGAGGTCTCGGCGTGGTTCTCGCGCTGCCTGATCCGCGAGGAGAACCGTCACGTGCGGCAGGTCCGGCTCGAGCAGAAATACCGGGACGCCGTCCCCGAGCTGAAGTGGACGCTCAGCGCGGAGGACTTCGCGGCCCTGGCGGTCCTGGCGTTCTCGCCCAAGGAGATCCCGCATGTCGGCCTGGATCACCTGCACGCGCCGCTGATCAGCATCCGCGAGCAGGCCGCCATCGTCGTCACGCTGCTGCGGGATGCGGGGACGATGTCGTTCCGCGAACTGGTGTCGGGGGTGGCGCAGTCCGGCGTGGTCGTGGCACGGTTCCTCTCGGTGCTCGAGCTGTACCGCCACTCGGCCATCGGCTTCGAGCAGCTGGAGCCGCTGGGGGAGCTGACGCTGCGCTGGACCGCCGAACGGTGGTCCGATGAGAACCTCGCGAGCTTGGGAGCCGACTATGACCGATGACATCCTCAGCGACGTCGCCCGGCGGCTCGAGGCGATCCTGCTGGTCGTCGACGAGCCGCAGAGCCTGGTGAGCCTCGCGACGGCCGTGGGCGCGCCGGTCCCGGCCGTGCGTCAGGCGATCGAGGGGCTCGTCGCCGACTACGACGGACTGGCCGGCGGCCCCCGCCGGGGCTTCGAGCTGCGCGAGGTCGGCGGAGGCTGGCGGCTC
This region of Microbacterium thalassium genomic DNA includes:
- a CDS encoding vitamin K epoxide reductase family protein, translating into MTTAERSRASALRPPVALAVFWIVAAAAAWVVSFLLYLEYIGQLTEQDPLITCAFSVVLTCGPNLLSPAGNLLGFTNSIIGVTLFLGPVFAGVSALAAPGGLRRWYWRVYGVFLLGGFALVHVFAWRSVFEFGSLCPWCMVVWLMTIPLFWFTAGWMLRDGVFGPPTTFGAVLFTWAPLITVVDYAAIAIAAQVRLDVLGSLF
- a CDS encoding ParA family protein encodes the protein MAGSKRGATAVSEEETLIGPTGRPYHGFPTPPKLDSHGPARIIALCNQKGGVGKTTTTINLAAALADYGRRVLAVDFDPQGALSAGLGIPTHEIPTVYDLLLDGKRDPHEIVVSTAVENLDLIPANIDLSAAEVHLVNEVAREQTLARALRRLAGEYDVILIDCQPSLGLLTVNALTASHGVVIPLECEYFALRGVALLIETIEKVRDRLNPSITLDGVLATMYDPRTLHSREVLERVVEAFGDDVLETVIGRTVKFPDASVSGMPITEFAPEHAAAQAYLRLARELVARGAVA
- a CDS encoding segregation and condensation protein A, which gives rise to MGSIPSESGGPVLGDGGDEGFRVSLANFDGPFDLLLNLISKHEMDITEVSLSKVTDEFIAYLRSLSPEELDEASEFLVVAATLLDMKVAGLLPQGELVDAESVALLEARDLLFARLLQYRAFKEVSAWFSRCLIREENRHVRQVRLEQKYRDAVPELKWTLSAEDFAALAVLAFSPKEIPHVGLDHLHAPLISIREQAAIVVTLLRDAGTMSFRELVSGVAQSGVVVARFLSVLELYRHSAIGFEQLEPLGELTLRWTAERWSDENLASLGADYDR